A genomic window from uncultured Fibrobacter sp. includes:
- the rplF gene encoding 50S ribosomal protein L6 — MSRIGKAIINIPAGVKVAVNGQNIKVEGPLGKLETDVHELIAIKLEGNQLSFSRPDDQKFTRAIHGTTRALVANMVEGVTKGFQKTLEIVGVGYRVEQKGKDLNLVLGFSHPVIFKAPEGVELKAVDPLKISIKGIDKQKVGQAAAEIRKYRKPEPYKGKGIKYEGEIVRRKQGKKTGK, encoded by the coding sequence ATGTCCCGTATCGGTAAAGCTATTATCAATATCCCGGCCGGCGTGAAAGTCGCCGTCAATGGTCAGAACATCAAGGTTGAAGGTCCTCTCGGCAAGCTCGAGACCGACGTTCATGAACTGATTGCAATCAAGCTCGAAGGCAACCAGCTTTCCTTCTCTCGTCCTGACGATCAGAAGTTCACCCGTGCCATCCATGGCACCACTCGCGCTCTCGTTGCCAACATGGTCGAAGGCGTGACCAAGGGTTTCCAGAAGACGCTCGAAATCGTCGGCGTTGGTTACCGTGTGGAACAGAAGGGCAAGGACCTCAACTTGGTTCTCGGCTTCTCTCACCCGGTTATCTTCAAGGCCCCGGAAGGCGTTGAACTCAAGGCTGTTGACCCGCTGAAGATCTCCATCAAGGGCATCGATAAGCAGAAGGTCGGCCAAGCTGCGGCAGAAATCCGCAAGTACCGCAAGCCTGAACCGTATAAGGGCAAGGGCATCAAGTACGAAGGCGAAATTGTCCGTCGTAAGCAAGGTAAGAAGACAGGTAAATAA
- the rplO gene encoding 50S ribosomal protein L15 → MELNTLNPGKAAKGKSRKRIGRGPGSGWGTTAGRGQKGAGARKSAQAGRVAFEGGQMPIHRRIPKRGFKHAGVEFQIVNLKKLASCSVTDFDAQALFDQGFIKNIELPVKVLAFGTIDKAINVKVNAISEKAKAMIEAAGGKVEIV, encoded by the coding sequence ATGGAACTCAATACTCTCAATCCTGGCAAGGCTGCCAAGGGCAAGAGCCGCAAGCGTATCGGTCGCGGTCCGGGTTCCGGTTGGGGCACCACCGCTGGCCGTGGTCAGAAGGGTGCCGGCGCTCGTAAGAGTGCTCAGGCCGGTCGTGTCGCTTTCGAAGGCGGCCAGATGCCGATCCACCGTCGCATCCCGAAGCGTGGCTTCAAGCACGCCGGTGTTGAATTCCAGATCGTTAACCTCAAGAAGCTCGCTTCTTGCAGCGTTACCGACTTCGACGCCCAGGCTCTGTTTGACCAGGGTTTCATCAAGAACATCGAACTGCCGGTCAAGGTCCTCGCTTTTGGTACCATCGACAAGGCAATCAATGTAAAGGTTAACGCCATCAGCGAAAAGGCCAAGGCCATGATCGAAGCTGCTGGCGGCAAAGTCGAGATCGTCTAA
- the rpsE gene encoding 30S ribosomal protein S5 encodes MEREAQVSEFEDKVVHINRCAKTVKGGRRMSFSALVVVGNKNGKVGVGLGKAKEVSEAIRKGTEAAQRNIVEVQLLDGTIPHDIEVKSGATRILLMPAAPGTGVIAGAAARAVLELAGVRNILTKIHGSSNPSTVVSACLEGLLAQKNKQDCAALRGANA; translated from the coding sequence TTGGAACGCGAAGCTCAAGTTTCTGAATTTGAAGACAAGGTTGTACACATCAACCGTTGCGCTAAGACCGTCAAGGGCGGTCGCCGCATGTCCTTCTCCGCTCTCGTTGTCGTTGGCAACAAGAACGGCAAGGTGGGTGTCGGTCTCGGCAAGGCTAAGGAAGTTTCCGAAGCTATCCGCAAGGGCACCGAAGCCGCCCAGCGCAACATCGTTGAAGTGCAGCTCCTCGACGGCACCATTCCCCACGACATCGAAGTCAAGAGCGGCGCAACCCGCATCCTCTTGATGCCGGCTGCTCCGGGTACTGGTGTTATCGCCGGTGCCGCTGCCCGTGCCGTTCTCGAACTGGCCGGTGTGCGCAACATCCTCACCAAGATTCACGGTTCTTCCAACCCGAGCACTGTCGTGAGCGCCTGCCTCGAAGGTCTCTTGGCCCAGAAGAACAAACAGGACTGCGCCGCTCTCCGCGGTGCCAATGCCTAA
- the rpsQ gene encoding 30S ribosomal protein S17, translating to MDRNLRKVRQGVVSSDKMDKTITVVVENRKRHPVYNKIMTTTKKLKAHDENNEAGEGDLVEIMETRPLSATKRWRLVRIVAKKK from the coding sequence ATGGATAGAAACCTTCGTAAGGTAAGACAGGGTGTCGTCAGCTCTGACAAGATGGACAAGACCATCACCGTCGTAGTTGAAAACCGTAAGCGTCACCCGGTGTACAACAAGATCATGACCACCACCAAGAAGCTCAAGGCTCACGATGAAAACAACGAAGCCGGCGAAGGCGACCTGGTGGAAATCATGGAAACTCGTCCGCTCTCTGCAACGAAGCGCTGGCGCCTCGTCCGCATTGTAGCTAAGAAGAAATAA
- the rplR gene encoding 50S ribosomal protein L18, translated as MTAIAKKRIQSRIARHERVRKSVVGTAECPRLAVRRSLSHMVAQIIDDENNKSLVQLTTASKEFQGKFGETTKTEQAKQLGLQIAEVAKSKGIESVVFDRGGYIYHGRVQALAEGAREGGLKF; from the coding sequence ATGACTGCAATTGCTAAGAAAAGAATCCAGTCCAGAATCGCACGCCACGAACGCGTACGCAAGTCTGTTGTCGGAACTGCAGAATGCCCTCGTTTGGCTGTTCGCCGTTCCTTGTCTCACATGGTCGCCCAGATTATTGATGACGAAAACAATAAGTCTCTCGTCCAGCTCACCACAGCTTCCAAGGAATTCCAGGGTAAGTTCGGTGAAACGACGAAGACGGAGCAGGCTAAGCAGCTCGGTCTCCAGATTGCTGAAGTCGCCAAGTCCAAGGGCATTGAATCCGTGGTCTTCGACCGCGGCGGTTACATCTATCACGGTCGCGTTCAGGCTCTCGCTGAGGGAGCTCGTGAAGGCGGACTCAAATTCTAG
- a CDS encoding type Z 30S ribosomal protein S14 — MASKRMIEKCKRTPKYTVRGYNRCKRCGRPHAFMRRFGLCRICFREMALAGEIPGITKSSW, encoded by the coding sequence ATGGCAAGCAAAAGAATGATTGAAAAATGCAAGCGTACTCCGAAGTATACCGTTCGTGGGTACAACCGTTGCAAGCGTTGCGGTAGGCCGCACGCCTTTATGCGCCGCTTTGGCCTTTGCCGTATTTGCTTCCGCGAAATGGCACTCGCCGGCGAAATCCCCGGTATCACAAAGTCGTCTTGGTAA
- the rplD gene encoding 50S ribosomal protein L4, whose translation MATAKLFAATGDFKNDIQLPAMFDQEVNKVCMYLHIKAILNNNRQGTAQAKNKSSVSGGGQKPWKQKGTGRARSGQNTSAVWVRGAKAHGPKSHDYFEKVNKKVKKIAFHSALAAKALEGKVQVFEALAFNAPKTKDLLAVLNKAGLEQRNALFLVSDADKNLYLSSNNIPWCRCARVADVNTYDIVRANNVVISQAALAELEGGR comes from the coding sequence ATGGCTACAGCAAAGCTTTTCGCCGCTACTGGCGATTTCAAGAATGATATTCAGCTCCCGGCCATGTTCGATCAGGAAGTCAACAAGGTCTGCATGTACTTGCACATCAAGGCTATCCTGAACAACAACCGTCAGGGCACTGCCCAGGCTAAGAACAAGTCCTCCGTTAGCGGTGGTGGTCAGAAGCCTTGGAAGCAGAAGGGCACGGGTCGTGCACGTTCCGGTCAGAACACCTCCGCTGTGTGGGTTCGCGGTGCCAAGGCTCACGGTCCTAAGTCCCATGACTACTTTGAAAAGGTAAACAAGAAGGTCAAGAAGATCGCTTTCCACTCTGCTCTCGCTGCTAAGGCTCTCGAAGGCAAGGTGCAGGTGTTCGAAGCTCTCGCTTTCAACGCCCCGAAGACCAAGGATCTCCTCGCCGTCCTCAACAAGGCCGGTCTCGAACAGCGCAATGCTCTCTTCCTGGTGAGCGACGCTGACAAGAACCTCTACCTGTCTTCTAACAACATTCCTTGGTGCCGTTGCGCTCGCGTCGCCGATGTCAACACTTACGATATCGTTCGCGCCAACAACGTCGTCATCTCCCAGGCAGCTCTCGCCGAACTGGAAGGAGGCCGCTAA
- the rplX gene encoding 50S ribosomal protein L24, protein MANIKKNDNVKVISGANKGKTGTVISVKGGKVTVSGVNVRKRHEKPSQTNQTGGIIEKELPIDISNVMLLEGNTPVRTRIVREAGKKASRVSVKSGKAI, encoded by the coding sequence ATGGCTAACATCAAGAAGAATGATAACGTCAAGGTGATTTCCGGTGCCAACAAGGGCAAGACCGGCACCGTGATTAGTGTCAAGGGTGGCAAGGTGACCGTTTCGGGCGTGAACGTCCGCAAGCGTCATGAAAAGCCGTCCCAGACCAATCAGACGGGTGGCATCATCGAAAAGGAACTGCCGATTGACATTTCCAACGTGATGCTTCTCGAAGGCAACACTCCTGTCCGTACACGTATCGTGCGCGAAGCCGGCAAGAAGGCTTCCCGCGTGAGCGTCAAGTCCGGCAAGGCTATCTAG
- the rpsC gene encoding 30S ribosomal protein S3, whose protein sequence is MGQKTHPNGLRLGVIRGWESKWYAEDKFADLLYEDIVLRRYLMKRFEHASLSKVGIERTVKKVNVNLFTARPGIVIGRKGEELEKLKGELQFLTGKEIYINVQEIKRPETDAKLVAENIARQLEKRISFRRAMKRAIQSAMRMGVEGIKVQCGGRLGGAEIARVEKYAEGRVPLHTLRADIDYATAIAKTVYGAIGIKVWIMHGEKIGKDVMNDNKREK, encoded by the coding sequence ATGGGTCAGAAAACTCATCCGAATGGTCTTCGTCTTGGCGTTATCCGCGGCTGGGAATCCAAGTGGTATGCCGAAGACAAGTTTGCCGATCTTCTTTATGAAGACATCGTGCTCCGTCGCTACTTGATGAAGCGTTTCGAACATGCCTCCCTCTCCAAGGTCGGCATCGAACGTACCGTCAAGAAGGTGAACGTGAACCTCTTTACCGCCCGTCCGGGTATCGTGATCGGCCGTAAGGGCGAAGAATTGGAGAAACTCAAGGGTGAACTCCAGTTCCTCACCGGTAAAGAAATCTATATTAACGTCCAGGAAATCAAGCGTCCCGAAACGGATGCCAAGCTGGTTGCCGAAAACATTGCACGTCAGCTCGAAAAGCGTATTTCCTTCCGTCGCGCCATGAAGCGCGCCATCCAGTCCGCTATGCGCATGGGTGTGGAAGGTATCAAGGTGCAGTGCGGTGGCCGCCTCGGTGGTGCCGAAATTGCCCGCGTCGAAAAGTATGCTGAAGGCCGCGTGCCTCTGCACACTCTCCGTGCCGACATCGACTACGCTACTGCAATCGCCAAGACCGTTTATGGTGCCATCGGTATCAAGGTCTGGATCATGCACGGCGAAAAGATTGGCAAGGACGTCATGAACGATAACAAGAGAGAGAAGTAA
- the rpsH gene encoding 30S ribosomal protein S8, with protein sequence MAMTDPIADMLTRIRNAASAKLPVVDIPASNLKREIARVLQEKGFIKKFVVVDDGKQGILKVLLRYTKGESAIQGIQRISSPGLRHYVDAAKLPRVRNGLGYAIISTSKGVMTDHEARKENVGGEVIAKVW encoded by the coding sequence ATGGCAATGACAGATCCTATCGCCGATATGCTCACCCGTATCCGCAATGCCGCTTCGGCAAAGCTCCCCGTGGTGGACATTCCTGCCAGCAACTTGAAGCGTGAAATCGCTCGCGTGTTGCAGGAAAAAGGTTTCATTAAAAAGTTCGTCGTCGTCGATGACGGTAAGCAGGGCATCCTCAAGGTCCTCCTCCGTTACACGAAGGGCGAATCCGCTATCCAGGGCATCCAGCGCATTTCTTCGCCGGGTCTCCGTCACTACGTTGACGCCGCAAAGCTTCCGCGCGTTCGCAATGGCCTTGGCTATGCTATCATCTCCACATCTAAAGGCGTGATGACCGACCACGAAGCCCGCAAGGAAAACGTGGGTGGTGAAGTCATCGCAAAGGTATGGTAA
- the secY gene encoding preprotein translocase subunit SecY has protein sequence MEALKKALDAFANAFKIEDLRKKLLFTLGVLIIYRLGAHITIPGVNSAVLAEFFRNSNNLFGLYDSFTGGAFAKATIFALGIMPYISASIIIQLMGSVIPAIQMLQKEGQEGRARLNQYTRYFTVALAALQGWGISVWLSSLKVTTATGAGVSVLADDFASGAGNIGFRLLATLTFTAGTIFVMYLGEQITSHGVGNGISLIIFAGIVGGLPRAALAEFEMFKEDIQPLAIEIFILAVVVLIIGFIVFVEQANRRIPLQSPRRTVGSKVVGGQSSYLPFKVNTAGVIPVIFASCIMFIPAMIASWFPNVSAMQSFAAAFIPGHITYSVIFALLIIFFTYFYTAIQYNPNDIAENLKRSGGFIPGIRPGNETAKYIDHVLTRISLPGSLFLALISVGPLHLKDALNMSFYIGGTSVLIVVGVALDTLRQLEAQLHTKNYEGFLKHGRIRGRMAS, from the coding sequence ATGGAAGCTCTCAAGAAAGCCCTAGATGCGTTCGCCAATGCGTTTAAAATCGAAGACCTGCGTAAAAAGCTTCTTTTTACGCTTGGTGTTCTGATTATTTATCGTCTTGGTGCTCACATCACAATTCCCGGAGTGAATTCTGCCGTTTTGGCGGAGTTCTTCCGTAACTCGAATAATTTGTTCGGCCTGTATGACTCCTTCACGGGCGGTGCCTTTGCTAAGGCTACCATTTTTGCCCTAGGTATCATGCCGTACATCAGCGCGAGCATCATCATTCAGTTGATGGGCTCCGTGATTCCCGCCATCCAGATGCTTCAGAAGGAAGGTCAGGAAGGGCGCGCTAGGCTGAACCAATATACCCGTTACTTTACGGTAGCACTCGCTGCCTTGCAGGGATGGGGCATTTCTGTGTGGCTTTCGTCCCTTAAGGTGACAACCGCTACCGGTGCCGGAGTGTCTGTCTTGGCTGATGACTTCGCTTCTGGTGCCGGAAACATCGGTTTCCGTTTACTAGCTACCCTGACCTTCACCGCCGGTACGATCTTTGTGATGTACCTGGGCGAGCAGATTACCTCGCACGGTGTGGGTAACGGTATTTCTCTTATCATCTTCGCCGGTATCGTCGGTGGCCTTCCGCGGGCTGCCCTTGCCGAATTCGAAATGTTTAAGGAAGATATCCAGCCGCTTGCCATCGAGATCTTTATTCTCGCTGTCGTCGTGCTGATTATCGGCTTTATCGTATTCGTCGAGCAAGCGAACCGTCGCATTCCACTCCAAAGTCCTCGCAGGACGGTCGGTTCCAAGGTCGTGGGCGGTCAGTCCAGCTATCTGCCTTTCAAGGTGAATACCGCTGGCGTGATTCCCGTGATCTTCGCAAGCTGCATCATGTTCATTCCGGCCATGATCGCTTCCTGGTTCCCGAACGTTTCCGCGATGCAGTCCTTTGCGGCTGCGTTCATCCCGGGCCATATCACCTATAGCGTGATCTTTGCCCTCCTGATTATATTCTTCACCTACTTCTACACGGCAATCCAGTACAACCCTAACGACATTGCCGAAAACCTTAAGAGAAGTGGTGGATTTATTCCGGGAATCCGTCCGGGTAACGAAACTGCAAAGTACATAGACCACGTTCTCACGAGAATTTCTTTGCCTGGATCGCTTTTCCTCGCTTTAATCAGTGTTGGTCCGCTCCATCTCAAAGACGCACTCAATATGAGTTTCTATATTGGGGGCACCTCGGTACTTATCGTGGTCGGTGTGGCGCTGGATACGCTCCGTCAACTCGAAGCCCAGTTGCATACCAAGAATTATGAAGGTTTCCTCAAGCATGGCCGCATTCGCGGCAGGATGGCGTCTTAG
- the rplP gene encoding 50S ribosomal protein L16, which produces MLSPKRTLHRKQMKGRMKGIASRGNSIAFGEFGIQALEKCWLTARQIEAARIAMTRKIKRGGRVWIRVFPDKPITRHPAEARMGKGKGAVEFWAAVILPGRIIFEMGGVERELAMEALHVAAQKLPLKCKIIEESEI; this is translated from the coding sequence ATGCTGAGTCCTAAAAGAACATTACATCGTAAGCAGATGAAAGGCCGCATGAAGGGCATTGCCTCCCGCGGCAATTCCATCGCCTTCGGCGAATTCGGCATTCAGGCTCTTGAAAAGTGCTGGCTGACTGCTCGTCAGATTGAAGCCGCTCGTATCGCCATGACTCGTAAGATCAAGCGCGGTGGCCGCGTTTGGATCCGCGTCTTCCCCGATAAGCCGATCACCCGTCACCCTGCTGAAGCCCGTATGGGTAAGGGTAAGGGCGCCGTCGAATTCTGGGCAGCCGTTATCCTCCCGGGTCGCATCATTTTCGAAATGGGTGGTGTCGAACGTGAACTGGCCATGGAAGCTCTCCATGTCGCAGCACAGAAGCTCCCCCTCAAGTGCAAAATCATCGAAGAATCGGAGATCTAA
- the rplE gene encoding 50S ribosomal protein L5: MNQMKQFYLEKVVPALQQKFAYKNVMEIPRLQKIVLNMGVGAAAQNRKILDEAVDTLTAITGQKAVVTNAKKAIAQFHLREGIGIGAKVTLHGDNMWDFLFRLINIDLPRVRDFRGLARRGFDGMGNFTLGIKEQTIFVEIDIDKISRTFGMDISFVTTAKTDDEGRALLEELGLPFRK; the protein is encoded by the coding sequence ATGAACCAGATGAAGCAATTTTATCTCGAAAAAGTCGTTCCGGCCTTGCAGCAGAAGTTTGCTTACAAGAACGTGATGGAAATTCCCCGCCTCCAGAAGATCGTGCTCAACATGGGTGTTGGCGCCGCGGCTCAGAACCGCAAGATCCTGGATGAAGCCGTCGATACCCTGACCGCCATTACCGGTCAGAAGGCCGTCGTCACCAACGCCAAGAAGGCTATCGCTCAGTTCCATCTGCGCGAAGGCATCGGCATCGGTGCTAAGGTCACCCTGCACGGCGACAACATGTGGGACTTCCTCTTCCGTCTCATCAACATCGACCTTCCGCGTGTCCGTGACTTCCGTGGTCTCGCACGCCGTGGCTTTGATGGCATGGGTAACTTCACCCTCGGCATCAAGGAACAGACCATCTTTGTTGAAATTGACATTGACAAGATTTCTCGTACTTTCGGTATGGACATCTCCTTCGTGACGACCGCCAAGACGGACGACGAAGGCCGCGCCCTGCTTGAAGAACTTGGACTCCCCTTCAGGAAGTAA
- the rplB gene encoding 50S ribosomal protein L2, with translation MGLKSYRPLTPTLRYKQIGDRKEITADKPYKPLTEGIKRSSGRNNAGEITSRRRGGGHKKLYRIIDFKRKFAGIPCTVETIEYDPNRSARIALVKYQNGKRCYIIAPAEIKVGDVLNSGEGAEFRVGNAIPLRDIPLNTIIHNIEMKPGKGAQIARSAGAGAELVAKDGKLCQVKLPSGEVRYIPEDCLATVGQVSNIDHMNESSGSAGRSRWLGKRPAVRGVVMNPVDHPLGGGEGRTSGGRHPCSPWGKNSKGAKTRNNKRTDKFIVRHRQKRA, from the coding sequence ATGGGTCTGAAGTCTTATCGCCCGCTTACCCCGACGCTGCGCTACAAGCAGATTGGTGACCGCAAGGAAATCACTGCGGACAAGCCGTACAAGCCGCTCACCGAAGGCATCAAGCGTAGCTCCGGCCGTAACAACGCCGGTGAAATCACCTCCCGCCGTCGCGGTGGTGGTCACAAGAAACTGTATCGTATCATCGACTTCAAGCGCAAGTTCGCAGGCATCCCCTGCACGGTTGAAACGATCGAATACGATCCGAACCGTTCCGCTCGTATCGCCCTGGTCAAGTACCAGAACGGCAAGCGCTGCTACATCATCGCCCCGGCCGAAATCAAGGTCGGTGACGTGCTGAATTCCGGCGAAGGCGCCGAATTCCGCGTGGGTAACGCTATCCCTCTCCGCGATATTCCGCTGAACACCATTATCCACAACATCGAAATGAAACCGGGCAAGGGCGCCCAGATCGCCCGTTCCGCAGGTGCCGGTGCAGAACTCGTCGCTAAAGACGGCAAGCTCTGCCAGGTCAAGCTTCCGAGTGGCGAAGTTCGCTACATCCCGGAAGACTGCCTCGCTACCGTTGGTCAGGTTTCCAATATCGATCACATGAATGAATCCTCGGGTTCTGCAGGCCGCTCTCGCTGGCTCGGCAAGCGCCCGGCCGTCCGTGGTGTCGTTATGAACCCGGTCGATCACCCCCTTGGTGGTGGTGAAGGTCGTACCTCTGGTGGTCGTCATCCGTGCTCTCCTTGGGGCAAGAACTCTAAGGGTGCCAAAACTCGTAACAATAAGCGTACCGATAAGTTCATCGTACGTCATCGTCAGAAGAGGGCCTAA
- the rpmD gene encoding 50S ribosomal protein L30, with amino-acid sequence MKKVRITLIKGTVRRLPVHRANVKALGLRKIGQSVEHVLTPSIQGMINAVADMVKVEEI; translated from the coding sequence ATGAAGAAAGTTCGTATTACTTTGATCAAGGGTACCGTCCGCCGTCTCCCGGTGCACCGCGCCAACGTGAAGGCACTCGGTCTCCGCAAGATCGGACAATCTGTTGAACACGTTTTGACCCCCAGCATCCAGGGCATGATCAATGCCGTGGCTGACATGGTGAAGGTCGAGGAGATCTAA
- the rplV gene encoding 50S ribosomal protein L22: MQAVAKVKNVRYGVRKLRRVVDLVRGKSVAEAFAMLSILHTQTKGAPLVENALKSAVANFKQKAAGAVAAEELVVKTITADGGTIMKRIHPRSQGRAFRIEKPLSHITVVVANKE, translated from the coding sequence ATGCAAGCTGTTGCTAAAGTGAAAAACGTCCGTTACGGCGTTCGCAAGCTCCGTCGCGTTGTCGACCTGGTTCGCGGCAAGTCCGTTGCAGAAGCATTCGCAATGCTTTCTATTCTCCACACGCAGACCAAGGGTGCCCCGCTGGTCGAAAATGCTCTGAAGTCCGCTGTCGCTAACTTCAAGCAGAAGGCCGCTGGTGCCGTTGCCGCCGAAGAACTGGTCGTCAAGACCATCACGGCCGACGGTGGTACCATCATGAAGCGTATCCACCCCCGTTCCCAGGGCCGTGCTTTCCGTATCGAAAAGCCGCTCTCTCACATCACAGTCGTTGTGGCCAACAAGGAGTAA
- the rplC gene encoding 50S ribosomal protein L3, whose amino-acid sequence MNGILAKKLGMTQVFTEQGECVPVTVLEAGPCVVVCHKTEEKDGYTAVQIGFGLKKEQRANKAEIGHFKKADVAVREHLAEFDVADLEAWPVGKEFGAADFADVKMVNVSGLSKGHGFSGTIKRHNFHSGPRSHGTHNMREPGGTSAHSYPGRVFPGKRMAGQFGNKKVTVKHLQVVKVDGDRNLIFVRGAVPGAKNSIIVVRKD is encoded by the coding sequence ATGAACGGTATTCTCGCAAAGAAATTGGGAATGACCCAAGTGTTCACGGAACAGGGCGAATGCGTCCCTGTCACGGTTCTCGAAGCCGGTCCGTGCGTGGTCGTTTGCCATAAGACAGAAGAGAAGGACGGCTACACTGCTGTCCAGATCGGCTTTGGTCTCAAGAAAGAACAGCGCGCCAACAAGGCTGAAATCGGCCACTTCAAGAAGGCTGATGTCGCTGTTCGTGAACACCTCGCTGAATTCGATGTCGCTGATCTCGAAGCCTGGCCGGTTGGCAAGGAATTCGGTGCAGCTGACTTCGCCGATGTGAAGATGGTGAATGTCTCTGGCCTCTCCAAGGGTCACGGCTTCTCCGGTACCATCAAGCGCCATAACTTCCACAGCGGTCCTCGTTCCCATGGTACGCACAATATGCGCGAACCGGGTGGTACGTCCGCTCACTCTTATCCGGGCCGCGTTTTCCCGGGCAAGCGTATGGCCGGTCAGTTCGGTAACAAGAAAGTGACCGTGAAGCACCTCCAGGTCGTCAAGGTTGACGGCGACCGCAACCTGATCTTTGTCCGCGGCGCAGTTCCCGGTGCAAAGAACAGCATCATCGTGGTGAGGAAAGACTAA
- the rpsS gene encoding 30S ribosomal protein S19, with product MSRSLKKGAFVDSHVLSKAQAMAGSDKKQAIKTWSRRSTIIPDMVGLTFSVYNGKQFIPVYVTENMVGHKLGEFSMTRTFRGHRKTETAAGGKK from the coding sequence ATGTCTAGATCCCTTAAGAAAGGTGCGTTCGTGGATTCCCACGTTCTCAGCAAGGCCCAGGCGATGGCCGGTTCCGACAAGAAACAGGCTATCAAGACCTGGTCCCGTCGTTCCACCATCATTCCTGATATGGTCGGACTTACGTTCTCCGTCTATAACGGCAAGCAGTTCATCCCCGTGTACGTGACCGAAAACATGGTCGGCCACAAGCTGGGTGAATTCTCCATGACCCGCACTTTCCGCGGTCACCGTAAGACTGAAACCGCTGCTGGAGGAAAGAAATAA
- the rpmC gene encoding 50S ribosomal protein L29 — MKARELKELGVDQLKEKLAQLNLDLFNYRMAAKLGNLEKPSSIRNTRKDIARVKTILTEKAKA, encoded by the coding sequence ATGAAAGCACGTGAATTGAAAGAACTGGGCGTTGACCAGCTCAAGGAAAAACTGGCTCAGTTGAATCTCGATTTGTTCAATTACCGTATGGCTGCTAAGCTCGGTAACTTGGAAAAACCCTCTTCGATCCGCAATACCCGCAAGGATATCGCTAGGGTCAAGACCATCCTCACCGAAAAGGCCAAGGCATAA
- the rplN gene encoding 50S ribosomal protein L14, which produces MIQEETRLVVADNSGAKEVACIRVLGGTNRRYASIGDVIKVAVKDAIPQSKVKKGSVADAVVVRTRKEIARPDGTFIRFSDNAVVLITKDGEPRGTRIFGPVARELRDKKYMKIISLAPEVL; this is translated from the coding sequence ATGATTCAAGAAGAAACCAGACTCGTCGTGGCCGATAACAGTGGTGCCAAGGAAGTCGCCTGCATCCGTGTTTTGGGTGGCACAAACCGTCGCTATGCTAGCATCGGTGATGTCATCAAGGTAGCCGTTAAGGACGCTATCCCCCAGAGCAAGGTGAAGAAGGGTTCCGTGGCCGACGCCGTCGTCGTGCGCACACGCAAAGAAATCGCCCGTCCGGATGGCACGTTCATCCGTTTCTCGGACAACGCCGTGGTTCTCATCACTAAGGATGGCGAACCCCGTGGAACCCGTATTTTTGGACCGGTGGCTCGTGAGCTCCGCGACAAGAAATACATGAAGATCATCTCCCTCGCACCTGAGGTTCTCTAA
- the rplW gene encoding 50S ribosomal protein L23, which produces MSELHEILVAPHITEATARLMAASRNDVHKYVFKVAKTATKTEIKDAIEKRFGVKVDSVNTLINRGKMKRVRMGMVAGKKSNWKKAYITLKAGQKIAEFEGV; this is translated from the coding sequence ATGAGTGAACTTCACGAAATTCTCGTTGCTCCGCACATTACCGAAGCTACTGCCCGTCTGATGGCTGCTTCTCGTAATGACGTGCACAAGTATGTTTTCAAGGTTGCCAAGACCGCAACGAAGACCGAGATCAAGGACGCTATCGAAAAGCGTTTCGGTGTCAAGGTCGATTCCGTCAACACCCTTATCAACCGCGGCAAGATGAAGCGCGTTCGTATGGGCATGGTCGCCGGCAAGAAGTCCAACTGGAAGAAGGCCTACATCACGCTTAAGGCCGGGCAAAAGATTGCCGAGTTCGAAGGAGTATAA